The following are encoded in a window of Thermus thermamylovorans genomic DNA:
- a CDS encoding AI-2E family transporter produces the protein MREAFARVLENPYVRALLYLLLLLLALRALLFAFQALLPLVLAFALAYLAHPVVRFLEARRLPRPLAVALVYLGLFLFLALFSYLAFQFVAQFSAFVVRLPELLRPFTEFLREAPDRVRLLELPPWLAEALALLGTSLEELLREAALYLLNWFRGLLNQGGAFLGFLAGLAGGVAQFLLALILAAYFLYDLPKIGRALLGLVPEPYQPAAAALAGRLDRAVGGFIRGQLLVASLVGLIVGVGLSLVGVPQAASLGFLAGIFNLIPYVGPVVASVPALLLAATVSPWHPFLALAVILLANQLEAALFGPLIVGRTTRLHPLSAVAGILLGASLFGLWGALLGVPAVAFLKVLLEEYYKGSRFYREG, from the coding sequence ATGCGGGAGGCCTTCGCCCGGGTCCTGGAAAACCCCTACGTGCGGGCCCTCCTCTACCTCCTCCTCCTCCTCCTGGCCCTGAGGGCCCTCCTCTTCGCCTTCCAGGCCCTTCTGCCCCTGGTCCTGGCCTTCGCCCTGGCCTACCTGGCCCACCCCGTGGTCCGCTTCCTGGAGGCGAGGCGCCTCCCCCGGCCCCTGGCCGTGGCCCTGGTCTACCTGGGCCTCTTCCTCTTCCTGGCCCTCTTCTCCTACCTGGCCTTCCAGTTCGTGGCCCAGTTCTCCGCCTTCGTGGTGCGCCTGCCCGAGCTCCTCCGCCCCTTCACCGAGTTCCTGCGGGAGGCCCCCGACCGGGTGCGCCTCCTGGAGCTCCCCCCCTGGCTGGCGGAGGCCTTGGCCCTCCTCGGCACCAGCCTGGAGGAGCTCCTGCGGGAGGCGGCCCTCTACCTCCTCAACTGGTTCCGCGGCCTCCTCAACCAGGGGGGGGCCTTCCTGGGCTTCCTGGCGGGGCTCGCCGGGGGGGTGGCCCAGTTCCTCCTGGCTCTCATCCTCGCCGCCTACTTCCTCTACGACCTGCCCAAGATCGGCCGCGCCCTCCTCGGCCTCGTCCCCGAGCCCTACCAGCCCGCCGCCGCCGCCCTCGCCGGGAGGCTGGACCGGGCGGTGGGGGGGTTCATCCGGGGGCAGCTCCTGGTGGCCTCCCTGGTGGGGCTCATCGTGGGGGTGGGCCTCTCCCTGGTGGGGGTGCCCCAGGCGGCCAGCCTGGGCTTCCTCGCCGGGATCTTCAACCTCATCCCCTACGTGGGGCCGGTGGTGGCCTCCGTCCCCGCCCTCCTCCTTGCGGCCACGGTGAGCCCCTGGCACCCCTTCCTGGCCCTCGCGGTCATTCTCCTCGCCAACCAGCTGGAGGCGGCCCTCTTCGGCCCCCTCATCGTGGGCCGCACCACCCGCCTCCACCCCCTCTCCGCGGTGGCGGGCATCCTCCTCGGGGCCTCCCTCTTCGGCCTCTGGGGGGCCCTTTTGGGGGTGCCCGCGGTGGCCTTCCTCAAGGTCCTCCTGGAGGAGTACTACAAGGGAAGCCGCTTCTACCGGGAAGGGTGA
- the rpmB gene encoding 50S ribosomal protein L28: protein MAKVCEISGKRPVVANSIQRRGKAKREGGVGRKTTGISKRRQYPNLQKVRVRVAGQEVTFRVAASHIPKVYELLEKAKGLRLEGLSPKEIKERLLKLL from the coding sequence ATGGCTAAGGTGTGCGAGATCAGCGGCAAGCGGCCCGTGGTGGCCAACAGCATCCAGAGGCGGGGCAAGGCCAAGCGGGAAGGGGGCGTGGGGAGGAAGACCACCGGCATCTCCAAGCGCCGCCAGTACCCCAACCTGCAGAAGGTGCGGGTGCGGGTGGCGGGGCAGGAGGTCACCTTCCGGGTGGCGGCGAGCCACATCCCCAAGGTCTACGAGCTCCTGGAAAAGGCCAAGGGCCTGAGGCTGGAGGGGCTTTCCCCCAAGGAGATCAAGGAGAGGCTCCTCAAGCTCCTCTGA
- a CDS encoding nucleotidyltransferase family protein, with protein MRSLTTQEEVLREVAGRVAHRLRGRHYRLWLFGSRARGEASPRSDYDLALWADPPLDLATLAALREELEALPVLQKVDLVELSWAPSLREVVEREGILLGEGNPA; from the coding sequence ATGCGCTCCCTTACCACGCAGGAGGAAGTCTTGCGGGAGGTGGCCGGGCGGGTGGCCCACCGCCTTCGGGGCAGGCACTACCGCCTATGGCTCTTCGGCTCCCGAGCCCGGGGAGAGGCCAGCCCCCGCTCCGACTACGACCTGGCCCTGTGGGCCGACCCACCCCTGGACCTGGCTACCCTGGCCGCCCTGCGGGAGGAGCTGGAGGCCCTGCCTGTACTGCAAAAGGTGGATCTGGTAGAGCTTTCCTGGGCCCCGAGCCTTAGAGAGGTGGTGGAGCGGGAGGGGATACTCCTTGGCGAGGGAAACCCAGCTTAG
- a CDS encoding peptidoglycan DD-metalloendopeptidase family protein: MGWKPGHYLLLALLLYALAVSLGFSVRGRQLAELRQEAVLLRKRAGEVPEGYRLPLPGACLPRRPENLPNAPRAYRQGVSAGFVFRDGDACVPVVRGMGVVAAASGVVVKVDWDHREPTREGWEALLEAVREGASPEQMDVLRGLEVWLRHPDGRTTVYAHLQAPYPGLAVGARVHRGDPIGYLGSTGLLGGGPRLLLEVWEGEPDRSPFLFQGLPPEELLRQASAFFALD, translated from the coding sequence ATGGGCTGGAAGCCGGGGCACTACCTCCTCCTGGCCCTCCTCCTCTACGCCTTGGCCGTCAGCCTGGGCTTCTCCGTGAGGGGGCGGCAGCTGGCCGAGCTCCGCCAGGAAGCGGTCCTTCTGCGAAAGCGGGCGGGGGAGGTCCCCGAGGGCTACCGCCTGCCCCTCCCCGGGGCCTGCCTGCCCCGGCGCCCCGAGAACCTGCCCAACGCCCCCCGGGCCTACCGCCAGGGGGTGAGCGCAGGCTTCGTCTTCCGGGACGGGGACGCCTGCGTCCCCGTGGTCCGGGGGATGGGGGTGGTGGCCGCCGCCTCGGGGGTGGTGGTCAAGGTGGACTGGGACCACCGGGAGCCCACCCGGGAGGGGTGGGAGGCCCTCCTCGAGGCCGTGCGGGAAGGGGCCTCCCCCGAGCAGATGGACGTCCTCAGGGGCCTGGAGGTCTGGCTCCGCCACCCGGACGGGCGGACCACGGTCTACGCCCACCTCCAGGCCCCCTATCCTGGCCTCGCCGTGGGGGCCAGGGTCCACCGGGGCGACCCCATCGGCTACCTGGGGAGCACCGGCCTCCTGGGGGGCGGCCCCCGGCTCCTCCTGGAGGTCTGGGAGGGGGAGCCCGACCGGAGCCCCTTCCTCTTCCAGGGCCTGCCCCCGGAGGAGCTCCTCCGCCAGGCCAGCGCCTTCTTCGCCTTAGACTAG
- the aspC gene encoding aspartate/prephenate aminotransferase: MRGLSQRVKALKPSATVAVNARALELRRKGVDLVALTAGEPDFDTPEHVKEAARRALAQGKTKYAPPAGIPELREALAEKFRRENGLAVSPDQTLVTVGGKQALFNLFQAILDPGDEVIVLAPYWVSYPEMVRFAGGVPVEVRTLPEEGFVPDPEAVRRAITPRTKALVVNSPNNPTGAVYSREVLAALAELAVAHDLYLVSDEIYEHLIYEGEHFSPGQLAPEHAITVNGAAKAFAMTGWRIGYACGPKAVIKAMADVSSQSTTSPDTIAQWATLEALTNQEASRAFVEMAREAYRRRRDLLLEGLARLGLKAVRPSGAFYVLLDTAPFAPDEVKAAERLLEAGVAVVPGTDFAAFGHVRLSYATGEENLGKALERFARALGVPSP, translated from the coding sequence ATGCGCGGCCTCTCGCAAAGGGTGAAGGCCCTGAAGCCCTCGGCCACGGTGGCGGTGAACGCCCGCGCCCTGGAGCTCAGGCGCAAGGGGGTGGACCTGGTGGCCCTCACCGCCGGGGAGCCCGACTTCGACACCCCCGAGCACGTGAAGGAGGCGGCCAGGCGGGCCCTGGCCCAGGGCAAGACCAAGTACGCCCCTCCCGCGGGCATCCCCGAGCTCAGGGAGGCCCTGGCGGAGAAGTTCCGAAGGGAGAATGGCCTTGCCGTGTCCCCGGATCAGACCCTCGTCACCGTGGGGGGCAAGCAGGCCCTCTTCAACCTCTTCCAGGCCATCCTGGACCCCGGGGATGAGGTCATCGTGCTGGCCCCCTACTGGGTGAGCTACCCGGAGATGGTGCGCTTCGCCGGGGGGGTGCCGGTGGAGGTGCGGACCCTTCCCGAAGAGGGCTTCGTCCCCGACCCCGAGGCGGTGCGGCGGGCCATCACCCCTCGCACCAAGGCCCTGGTGGTGAACTCCCCCAACAACCCCACGGGGGCGGTCTACTCCAGGGAGGTCCTGGCCGCTCTGGCGGAGCTCGCGGTGGCGCACGACCTCTACCTGGTTTCCGACGAGATCTACGAGCACCTCATCTACGAGGGAGAGCACTTCTCCCCCGGGCAGTTGGCTCCTGAGCACGCCATCACCGTGAACGGGGCGGCCAAGGCCTTCGCCATGACCGGCTGGCGCATCGGCTACGCCTGTGGCCCCAAGGCGGTCATCAAGGCCATGGCCGACGTCTCGAGCCAGTCCACCACCAGCCCGGACACCATCGCCCAGTGGGCGACCCTCGAGGCCCTCACCAACCAGGAGGCCAGCCGGGCCTTCGTGGAGATGGCCCGGGAGGCCTACCGGAGGCGGCGGGACCTGCTCCTGGAGGGCCTTGCCCGGCTCGGCCTCAAGGCGGTGCGCCCCAGCGGGGCCTTCTACGTGCTCCTGGACACCGCCCCCTTCGCCCCGGACGAGGTGAAGGCCGCGGAGAGGCTTCTGGAGGCGGGGGTGGCGGTGGTCCCGGGCACGGACTTCGCCGCCTTTGGCCACGTGCGCCTCTCCTACGCCACGGGCGAGGAAAACCTGGGGAAGGCCCTGGAGCGCTTCGCCCGGGCGCTGGGGGTGCCGAGCCCCTGA
- the lspA gene encoding signal peptidase II, with protein sequence MPTVLVPLLVALDQTLKLWALENLSPVPRPLLGDLLYLTLVKNTGAGFGLLEGQAFLLGWLSFLVGGLLLYLLASRRYPFGQALALSLLAAGALGNGIDRLGRGAVVDYLDLGTPIPLIANFPVFNLADVCVTAGAALLLLAPRRRRRF encoded by the coding sequence ATGCCCACGGTGCTCGTCCCCCTCCTCGTCGCCCTGGACCAGACCCTGAAGCTTTGGGCCCTGGAGAACCTCTCCCCCGTGCCCAGGCCCCTCCTGGGGGACCTCCTCTACCTGACCCTGGTCAAGAACACCGGGGCGGGGTTCGGCCTCCTGGAGGGGCAGGCCTTCCTCCTGGGCTGGCTCAGCTTCCTGGTGGGGGGCCTCCTCCTCTACCTGCTGGCCTCCCGCCGCTACCCCTTCGGGCAGGCCCTGGCCCTCTCCCTCCTGGCCGCAGGGGCCCTGGGGAACGGCATCGACCGCCTGGGCCGGGGGGCGGTGGTGGACTACCTGGACCTGGGAACCCCCATTCCCCTCATCGCCAACTTCCCCGTCTTCAACCTGGCGGACGTGTGCGTGACGGCGGGGGCCGCCCTCCTCCTCCTGGCCCCCAGGAGGCGGCGCCGCTTCTAG
- the tgt gene encoding tRNA guanosine(34) transglycosylase Tgt produces MEPFAFQVLARSGRARVGRLHTPHGPVETPLFMPVGTQGSVKGLLPKDLREIGSQVLLANTYHLLLRPGPERVRALGGLHGFAGWRGPWLTDSAGFQVMSLGHLRRIDEEGVVFQSHLDGSLIRLTPERSIAIQEALGADFIMAFDECPPYPSSPEYLKASLERTLRWLERSLKAKTRSDQALFGIAQGGTDPGLRALSTRETLRFDLPGYALGGLAVGESKEEMFPMVALSTEILPEGKPRYLMGVGHPEDLVAAMGLGVDLFDSVYPTRTGRFGSALTPEGRINLKNARFLEDPRPLEEGCDCYACQTYSRAYLAHLVRAGEMLGGILLSLHNLRHLHRLTEGARAAIRRGAYGAFARAFAERRFGRAVPPWFREALAAGGH; encoded by the coding sequence ATGGAGCCCTTTGCCTTCCAGGTCCTCGCCCGCTCGGGGCGGGCCCGGGTGGGCCGCCTCCACACCCCCCACGGCCCCGTGGAGACCCCCCTCTTCATGCCCGTGGGCACCCAGGGGTCGGTGAAGGGCCTCCTGCCCAAGGACCTAAGGGAAATCGGCAGCCAGGTCCTCCTGGCCAACACCTACCACCTCCTCCTGCGGCCCGGGCCCGAGCGGGTACGGGCCTTAGGGGGCCTCCACGGCTTCGCCGGGTGGCGGGGCCCCTGGCTCACGGACTCCGCGGGTTTCCAGGTGATGAGCCTGGGGCACCTGAGGCGCATCGACGAGGAGGGGGTGGTCTTCCAGAGCCACCTGGACGGAAGCCTGATCCGCCTCACCCCGGAAAGAAGCATCGCCATCCAGGAGGCCCTGGGGGCGGACTTCATCATGGCCTTTGACGAGTGCCCGCCTTACCCTTCCTCCCCGGAGTACCTGAAGGCCTCCCTGGAGCGCACCCTGCGCTGGCTGGAGCGGAGCCTGAAGGCCAAGACCCGCTCCGACCAGGCCCTCTTCGGCATCGCCCAAGGGGGGACGGACCCCGGGCTCAGGGCCCTCTCCACCCGGGAAACCCTGCGCTTTGACCTCCCCGGCTACGCCCTCGGGGGCCTGGCGGTGGGGGAAAGCAAGGAGGAGATGTTCCCCATGGTGGCCCTCTCCACGGAGATCCTTCCCGAGGGGAAGCCCCGCTACCTCATGGGGGTGGGCCACCCCGAGGACCTGGTGGCGGCCATGGGCCTGGGGGTGGACCTCTTCGACAGCGTCTACCCCACCCGCACGGGCCGCTTCGGGAGCGCCCTCACCCCGGAGGGGCGGATCAACCTCAAAAACGCCCGCTTCCTGGAAGACCCCAGGCCCTTAGAGGAAGGGTGCGACTGCTACGCCTGCCAGACCTATAGCCGCGCCTACCTCGCCCACCTGGTGCGCGCCGGGGAGATGCTGGGGGGCATCCTCCTCTCCCTCCACAACCTGCGCCACCTCCACCGCCTCACCGAGGGGGCCCGGGCGGCCATACGGCGGGGGGCGTACGGGGCCTTCGCCCGGGCCTTCGCGGAGCGGCGCTTCGGGCGGGCGGTGCCCCCCTGGTTCCGGGAGGCCCTGGCCGCGGGGGGGCACTGA